The Halorussus limi genome includes a region encoding these proteins:
- a CDS encoding FAD-dependent oxidoreductase → METTVLVIGGGATGTGIARDLALRGVDATLVDRGGLASGTSGRSHGLLHSGARYAESDPVGAEECIEANRVLKEIAGACVRDTGGLFVQLAEDDPAYFETKREACETVGIPANVLDGDAAGEVVPDLSADVERAMEVPDAVVYPSRLVAANAADARDHGATIHPHAPVEGMTVVDGRITGVDVGGTVDDRVDPDYVVNAAGAWAEQVAAMAGVDVEMRPTRGVMVSVEYDRLGPVLNRCRAPDDGDIIVPHDSEVVLGTTSVRVESPDEYPTEEWEVSKTVAECAAMLPPVADAPTVRTWWGVRPLYGPDEDERGGRGISRGFFRLDHAADGVDNFASVVGGKLTTYRQMAESATDHVCDRLGVDAECLTADRQLPGADAPDRLDELVAEFDGQSVTDADVVGACES, encoded by the coding sequence ATGGAGACGACTGTCCTCGTAATCGGCGGCGGCGCGACCGGGACCGGAATCGCCCGCGACCTCGCGCTTCGCGGCGTGGACGCGACGCTCGTCGACCGCGGCGGTCTCGCCAGCGGCACGTCCGGACGCTCCCACGGCCTGTTACACAGCGGGGCGCGCTACGCCGAGTCCGACCCGGTCGGCGCCGAGGAGTGCATCGAAGCAAACCGCGTTCTCAAGGAAATTGCCGGGGCCTGCGTCCGCGACACCGGCGGACTGTTCGTCCAACTCGCCGAGGACGACCCCGCGTACTTCGAGACAAAGCGCGAGGCCTGCGAAACCGTCGGTATCCCGGCGAACGTCCTCGACGGCGACGCCGCGGGCGAAGTCGTCCCGGACCTCTCGGCCGACGTCGAGCGTGCGATGGAGGTGCCCGACGCCGTCGTCTACCCCTCGCGACTCGTCGCCGCCAACGCGGCCGACGCCCGCGACCACGGCGCGACGATTCACCCCCACGCTCCTGTAGAGGGCATGACCGTCGTCGACGGACGCATCACCGGCGTCGACGTCGGAGGGACCGTCGACGACCGCGTCGACCCCGACTACGTCGTCAACGCGGCCGGCGCGTGGGCCGAACAGGTCGCCGCGATGGCCGGCGTAGACGTAGAGATGCGGCCGACGCGGGGCGTGATGGTCTCCGTCGAGTACGACCGCCTCGGCCCCGTCCTTAACCGGTGTCGCGCCCCCGACGACGGAGACATTATCGTGCCACACGACTCGGAGGTCGTCCTCGGAACCACGAGCGTCCGCGTCGAGAGTCCCGACGAGTACCCGACCGAGGAGTGGGAGGTCTCGAAAACGGTCGCGGAGTGCGCCGCCATGCTCCCGCCGGTCGCCGACGCACCGACGGTCCGGACGTGGTGGGGCGTCCGCCCGCTGTACGGCCCCGACGAGGACGAACGCGGCGGCCGCGGCATCTCCCGCGGGTTCTTCCGATTGGACCACGCCGCCGACGGCGTCGACAACTTCGCGAGCGTCGTCGGCGGGAAACTGACCACGTACCGCCAGATGGCGGAGTCGGCCACCGACCACGTCTGCGACCGGTTGGGCGTCGACGCCGAGTGCCTGACCGCGGACCGCCAACTCCCCGGCGCGGACGCCCCCGACCGACTCGACGAACTCGTCGCCGAGTTCGACGGGCAGAGCGTGACCGACGCCGACGTAGTTGGCGCATGTGAATCGTGA
- a CDS encoding amino acid permease, translating to MADDSSQDVTTGDQVGGEEGDVETELSRDMSLFDITFIGVGAMIGAGVFALTGFAAGLAGPALTLAFLLNGFVAMFTAVSYAELGAAFPEAGGGYLWVKEALVDPNGFYAGWMSWFAHAVACSLYAVTFGVFLVELIVYSTGLPHEFHLFGFVTPIMAEKGLSVLMVAAFAYINYRGAEETGKAGVVVTGIKIVILGAFIAFGAYATVTAPQWTDKFFASPSFAPNGLFGIIGAMGFTYIAFEGYEIIVQSGEEVVDPGKNIPKAVFYSMLIVVPIYVLVAFASIGGIDVTQRIIGLAEVGGQQSVYTWELLGELGELGIIRAAGQFMPYGVPLLLFAGLAATMSALNATVYSSSRVSFAMGRDRALPGVFDRIHPDKRTPHWAIFISAILIAAMAVILPIEAVAASADIMFILLFVQVNWTVIRMRETHPDLPRTYEVPYMPWPPLIGIGLQILLTPFLIYTLGLEAIGIGESNHGLIALVTTAIWMLFGLAIYYGYSKRKEAEQIEQETPTLLTERSPSESDGQIVVPIANPENAEQLMRTAVDIARDKDAEILVMSVVTVPQQTPISEGRTFVTDEREVVERAMDIAKEVDVPVSGTVRIGHDVAQAIINTVEQYDCETVLMGWKGQHKTQRRDIVLGSNVDTVVQKADADVLVERIGSATGTVESILLPTAGGPHAEFAAEIAQAIARTTGARIDVVHIVDPGASDQRRQEARDTVESTAAIFEGDDIAETNVVEGEDIVTAIVDRSESSDLTIIGATREGLLQQFVFGVVPEQVGWQAKNTVIMAKRNTDIASRLARWLGR from the coding sequence ATGGCGGATGATTCTTCGCAAGACGTCACGACGGGGGATCAAGTCGGCGGGGAGGAGGGAGACGTAGAGACGGAACTGTCGCGGGACATGAGTCTCTTCGACATCACCTTCATCGGCGTGGGGGCGATGATCGGCGCGGGCGTGTTCGCGCTCACCGGGTTCGCCGCCGGACTCGCCGGACCCGCGCTGACGCTCGCGTTTCTCCTCAACGGCTTCGTGGCGATGTTCACTGCGGTGTCGTACGCGGAACTCGGCGCGGCGTTCCCCGAGGCCGGCGGTGGCTACCTCTGGGTGAAAGAGGCGCTCGTAGACCCCAACGGGTTCTACGCCGGGTGGATGAGTTGGTTCGCTCACGCGGTCGCGTGTTCGCTCTACGCCGTCACCTTCGGGGTCTTCCTCGTCGAACTCATCGTCTACTCGACGGGACTCCCCCACGAGTTCCATCTCTTCGGGTTCGTCACCCCGATAATGGCCGAAAAGGGATTATCGGTCCTCATGGTCGCCGCCTTCGCATACATCAACTACCGCGGAGCGGAGGAGACCGGAAAGGCGGGCGTGGTCGTCACGGGAATCAAAATCGTCATCCTCGGGGCGTTCATCGCGTTCGGCGCGTACGCGACCGTCACCGCTCCCCAGTGGACCGACAAGTTCTTCGCCAGTCCCTCGTTCGCGCCGAACGGCCTGTTCGGTATCATCGGCGCGATGGGGTTCACCTACATCGCGTTCGAGGGGTACGAAATCATCGTGCAGTCCGGCGAAGAGGTCGTCGACCCCGGTAAGAACATCCCGAAGGCGGTGTTCTATTCGATGCTGATAGTCGTCCCTATCTACGTCCTCGTGGCGTTCGCGTCCATCGGCGGCATCGACGTGACCCAACGCATCATCGGGTTAGCCGAGGTGGGCGGCCAACAGAGCGTCTACACGTGGGAACTGCTCGGCGAACTCGGCGAACTCGGCATCATCCGCGCCGCGGGCCAGTTCATGCCCTACGGCGTTCCGCTGTTGCTGTTCGCCGGACTGGCGGCGACCATGAGCGCACTGAACGCGACAGTGTACTCGTCGAGTCGCGTCTCGTTCGCCATGGGTCGCGACCGCGCGCTTCCCGGCGTCTTCGACCGAATTCACCCCGACAAGCGGACGCCCCACTGGGCGATTTTCATCTCCGCTATCCTCATCGCGGCGATGGCGGTCATCCTTCCCATCGAGGCGGTTGCGGCTTCGGCGGACATCATGTTCATCCTGCTGTTCGTCCAAGTGAACTGGACGGTCATCCGGATGCGCGAGACACACCCCGACCTGCCGCGGACGTACGAAGTGCCGTACATGCCGTGGCCGCCGCTCATCGGCATCGGACTGCAGATACTACTGACGCCGTTCCTCATCTACACCCTCGGACTGGAGGCCATCGGTATCGGCGAGAGCAACCACGGTCTCATCGCGCTGGTGACGACCGCAATCTGGATGCTGTTCGGTCTCGCGATTTACTACGGCTACTCCAAGCGAAAGGAGGCCGAGCAGATAGAGCAGGAGACGCCCACGCTGCTGACCGAACGTAGTCCGTCGGAGTCGGACGGTCAAATCGTGGTCCCGATAGCGAACCCGGAAAACGCCGAGCAGTTGATGCGGACCGCGGTCGATATCGCGCGCGACAAAGACGCCGAAATCCTAGTGATGAGCGTCGTCACCGTCCCTCAACAGACCCCGATTTCCGAGGGTCGGACGTTCGTCACGGACGAACGGGAGGTGGTCGAGCGAGCGATGGACATCGCGAAGGAAGTCGACGTGCCGGTCAGCGGGACGGTCCGTATCGGTCACGACGTCGCACAGGCGATCATCAACACCGTCGAACAGTACGACTGCGAGACGGTTCTGATGGGGTGGAAGGGACAACACAAGACTCAGCGGCGAGACATCGTCCTCGGAAGTAACGTCGATACGGTCGTACAGAAGGCGGACGCCGACGTACTCGTCGAGCGAATCGGAAGCGCGACGGGGACCGTCGAGTCCATCCTGCTCCCGACGGCGGGCGGACCCCACGCCGAGTTCGCCGCCGAAATAGCGCAAGCGATAGCCCGCACGACGGGCGCCCGTATCGACGTGGTTCACATTGTCGACCCGGGCGCGAGCGACCAGCGGCGACAGGAGGCACGGGACACCGTCGAGTCTACGGCTGCTATCTTCGAGGGTGACGACATCGCCGAAACGAACGTCGTCGAGGGCGAGGACATCGTCACCGCTATCGTTGACCGGTCGGAGTCCTCCGACCTCACGATTATCGGTGCCACCCGAGAGGGACTGCTCCAACAGTTCGTCTTCGGGGTCGTTCCCGAACAGGTTGGATGGCAGGCGAAGAACACCGTCATCATGGCGAAACGGAACACGGACATTGCGTCACGACTCGCTCGTTGGCTCGGGCGGTAA
- a CDS encoding potassium channel family protein: protein MYVIIVGAGDIGSQLLEIATRENNNVVVIEKDEAVATRTAQNFDCLVLNRDATVMDALEEAGAEQADAIISTTESDATNIMVMLLAQELEIPSQVSVVHNPEHMGLFRQLGVNVLENPEHLIAEYLYRAVQRPAIKDFMHLSGDAEIFEITVGEGSPLVHRTLATADEDGILPDDVRVVAIERDHSVILPQGDTEIRTGDLVTVFSTRGFEPEIIEVFVGEEGVRSKVT, encoded by the coding sequence ATGTACGTCATTATCGTTGGTGCGGGCGACATCGGGTCGCAACTCCTCGAAATCGCGACCCGAGAGAACAACAACGTGGTCGTAATCGAGAAAGACGAGGCAGTAGCCACCCGTACCGCCCAGAACTTCGACTGTCTCGTGCTGAACCGAGACGCGACGGTGATGGACGCGCTCGAGGAAGCGGGCGCCGAACAGGCCGACGCCATCATCAGCACGACCGAATCCGACGCCACGAACATCATGGTGATGCTCCTCGCTCAAGAACTCGAAATCCCCTCCCAAGTCTCCGTCGTCCACAACCCCGAACACATGGGTCTGTTCCGCCAACTCGGCGTCAACGTCCTCGAAAATCCGGAACACTTGATCGCAGAGTACCTCTATCGGGCGGTCCAGCGGCCGGCAATCAAGGACTTCATGCACCTCTCCGGGGACGCGGAGATATTCGAGATTACGGTCGGCGAGGGTAGCCCGCTCGTTCACCGGACGCTCGCTACTGCTGACGAAGACGGCATCCTCCCCGACGACGTTCGGGTGGTCGCCATCGAACGCGACCACTCCGTCATCCTCCCGCAAGGCGACACCGAAATTCGGACCGGGGACTTGGTAACCGTGTTCTCGACGCGCGGCTTCGAACCCGAGATTATCGAAGTGTTCGTGGGTGAGGAGGGAGTCCGGTCGAAAGTCACCTAG
- a CDS encoding TrkH family potassium uptake protein, with the protein MNGEFGTIGRDLGRMLEALAGLMFASLVVPIAWGEHYVILPMVASGLVPLGLGRWLSTRYADAADPGKLHGMTIAASGWFLVALFGSLPFLLVAWTVHLDPWFLNAPEFTGRAASTLAAFRNPLNAFFESMSGFTGTGLTMTDDESSLPHLLQWWRSFIEWVGGVGVIVLTTAILARPGSGSLTLYESEARSEKIHPGIVSTVRTIWWIFLLFTFVSILLLWLAGMPMWDAINHAMTGLATGGFSITDNSIATYDSVAIDFALLPVMVLGSIAFPIHYLILQGDLRNFYEDLQTRWVFVYFAAGALGLTAMLYSNQVYTPESMTVAGMTLTGSGAALFQSFRYGAFQFVSAASCTGFQTASSLGTAWSAQAQLLVSFGMVVGAAAGSTVGGIKLIRALTLTKGTMFRIRDVFYPPSAIRTFSLNGRNLSEEEASKEFEEAAIITFLWFVFLGLGTLVLLLVLPTGTDGFTLENVLFEVASAQGNVGLSSGITGPSMPTLAKVTFLFNMWIGRLEIIPVLVLLRGAFVRLGGYR; encoded by the coding sequence ATGAACGGGGAGTTCGGAACCATCGGCCGCGACCTCGGACGGATGCTGGAGGCGTTGGCGGGACTGATGTTCGCCTCGCTCGTCGTTCCGATAGCGTGGGGCGAACACTACGTGATACTGCCGATGGTCGCCTCGGGACTCGTTCCGCTCGGATTAGGGCGGTGGCTCTCGACGCGGTACGCCGACGCCGCCGACCCCGGGAAACTCCACGGGATGACCATCGCCGCGTCGGGGTGGTTCCTCGTCGCGCTGTTCGGGTCGCTCCCGTTCCTGCTCGTCGCGTGGACGGTCCACCTCGACCCGTGGTTCCTGAACGCGCCGGAGTTCACCGGACGGGCGGCGTCGACGCTCGCGGCGTTCCGGAACCCGCTGAACGCGTTCTTCGAGTCGATGTCGGGGTTCACCGGCACGGGACTCACGATGACCGACGACGAGAGTTCCCTCCCCCACCTGCTCCAGTGGTGGCGGTCGTTCATCGAGTGGGTCGGCGGGGTCGGCGTCATCGTCCTCACGACCGCCATCCTCGCTCGACCCGGAAGCGGGTCGCTGACACTCTACGAGAGCGAAGCCCGTTCAGAGAAGATTCACCCGGGCATCGTCTCGACGGTTCGGACCATCTGGTGGATTTTCCTCCTGTTCACCTTCGTCTCGATTCTGCTGCTATGGCTGGCGGGGATGCCGATGTGGGACGCCATCAACCACGCGATGACCGGTCTCGCCACCGGCGGGTTCTCCATCACGGACAACAGCATCGCGACCTACGACAGCGTCGCCATCGACTTCGCGCTGCTGCCGGTCATGGTCCTCGGGAGCATCGCGTTCCCCATCCACTACCTCATCTTGCAGGGCGACCTGCGGAACTTCTACGAGGACCTCCAGACGCGATGGGTGTTCGTCTACTTCGCCGCGGGTGCGCTCGGTCTCACGGCGATGCTGTACTCGAATCAGGTGTACACGCCCGAGTCGATGACCGTCGCTGGGATGACGCTGACCGGAAGCGGCGCCGCGCTGTTCCAGTCGTTCCGGTACGGGGCCTTCCAGTTCGTCTCGGCGGCCTCGTGTACCGGGTTCCAGACCGCCAGTTCCCTCGGAACGGCGTGGTCCGCTCAGGCGCAACTGCTCGTCTCCTTCGGGATGGTCGTCGGCGCGGCCGCCGGGTCCACCGTCGGCGGTATCAAACTGATTCGCGCTCTCACGCTGACGAAGGGGACGATGTTCCGGATACGGGACGTCTTCTACCCGCCGTCGGCGATTCGGACGTTCAGCCTCAACGGTCGGAATCTCTCGGAGGAAGAGGCGTCCAAGGAGTTCGAGGAGGCGGCCATCATCACGTTCCTCTGGTTCGTTTTCCTCGGACTCGGAACGCTCGTCTTGCTCCTCGTTCTCCCCACGGGGACCGACGGGTTCACGCTCGAAAACGTCCTGTTCGAGGTCGCAAGCGCACAGGGCAACGTCGGCCTTTCGTCGGGCATCACCGGCCCGAGCATGCCGACGCTCGCGAAGGTGACGTTCCTGTTCAACATGTGGATTGGCCGACTCGAAATCATCCCGGTACTGGTCCTGCTTCGGGGAGCCTTCGTCAGATTAGGAGGGTACCGATGA